A portion of the Sabethes cyaneus chromosome 3, idSabCyanKW18_F2, whole genome shotgun sequence genome contains these proteins:
- the LOC128739425 gene encoding uncharacterized protein LOC128739425 gives MAVLTVTQLNKILTECGFSTIGSDVSSEVVDQINDMTSDRNEAAMFVAQLIHESGGFQHREEWNKGAGQPYVPYYGRGYIQLTWDYNYRAASEYIFGNENKLLNNPSLVSESPYMCMRVSVWFWVKRVVPKAAPFDHFYATTKAINGGLEPSPDHQKARIRYGYYLRAAKVMGVNPVPNA, from the coding sequence ATGGCAGTGCTTACTGTAACTCAATTGAATAAAATTCTGACCGAGTGCGGATTCAGTACAATCGGTAGTGATGTGTCATCCGAAGTCGTTGACCAGATCAACGATATGACCAGCGATCGCAACGAGGCAGCGATGTTTGTCGCTCAGCTGATCCATGAGAGTGGAGGATTCCAGCACCGTGAAGAATGGAACAAAGGAGCCGGTCAACCGTACGTTCCTTACTATGGCCGAGGATACATCCAGCTGACATGGGACTACAATTACCGGGCAGCATCGGAATATATTTTCGGGAACGAAAATAAACTGTTAAACAATCCGAGCTTGGTATCGGAGAGCCCGTATATGTGCATGCGTGTGTCGGTGTGGTTCTGGGTGAAGCGAGTAGTCCCGAAAGCTGCTCCATTTGATCATTTCTACGCCACGACCAAAGCTATCAACGGTGGACTGGAACCGAGCCCCGACCATCAAAAGGCGAGGATTCGGTATGGGTACTATCTGAGGGCTGCTAAAGTCATGGGTGTTAATCCAGTGCCGAATGCCTAA
- the LOC128739426 gene encoding uncharacterized protein LOC128739426 has translation MYSEVGNTSLDGASHEKAGSSNVEALREVTAPAHVEASVSPNVTLLIQIDYSFCHRLNLMMEQQHLLTNYHAMVTGHLTDDEIDHELQVRGADMINESRSKQERTLRGFLKAERENPNVTHRKCWTSLTGEWKCCEEKLSEIKSHLEDRTRKKVPDQAFRTRIIHIFFRMMRLQTHAKEEKDLNSIAIIAGECMKLLNEFFSITSPLQEVREAEIAMLNESLRRLRNEENVEIEEELDRTGNVETERIEPEIDTEQNNVEQEEILVDVEREEENSTRVAFLTTENNRLKDAVEQLLRRIEALEKNKSASQKAATNDKEESVNSTHVEGKADQIDKESGKQESFVDWIKKRCSSLENVGAIRNESIEREERREKEGRSNHNRFPVYKWSVRYDGLDNGRRLNEFLKEVEFNARSEGFSDRELFLSAHHLFTRKARSWFMEVNGNNELESWENIVRELKNEFLPVDIDYQYESRINARKQGPREKFQDYYLDMVRIFRSMSKPWDEDRKFDMLFRNTREDCKIAMLGANITTIPKMREFGKRFDAINWQQYQRRDNRYGQRAQVEEIVERARGSQRQSNYSNDRFGGQRGNFQERNFLQRPYQQNFSGNYPSKNKFRDNQNDFQKAVGEEKLLKRQGSKSDFNTKANSHTQEARAGPSGTNALQRIVNAYIPIRKGTCFNCHEEGHAWRNCPQDRHTFCDEFKKLIKDCLKRHSSRISSSERPQTLAQENPSSILEQLGYSRVAEQTSEQEEISSLLVKLSGDARPFTKINIMGIGLIGLLDSGAARTVLGIGAKRIIKALNLKIEPSPVHLKTAAGEDLEVVGCAETPITFNNTTKILPVLIAPKLNRRCVLGYDFWEKFGIRPTILNEAIEVLDNKDLESLEREDEEVEITEDQRKTLEEVKKMFLVAEAGKLSKTHLMEHTIEMKEEFKQSEPIRKNPYPWSPDIQKKIHLALDNLLRDGIVEPSSSEWALPVIPVAKRDSQEVRLCLDARKLNERTKRDAYPLPHQNRILNHLGPVKYLSTIDLSQAFLQVPLNEKSRKYTAFSVPGRGLFQFTRLPFGLVNSPATLSKLMDRVLGYGALEPAIFVYLDDIVIASRTFEEHIEKLRDLALRLREANLSINISKSKFCCHELPYLGYILSQDGLRPNPDRVQAIMGFQAPKSVRQLRRFLGMVNYYRRFIANFSQITGPLTDLLKNKPKRVQWNAAADSAFKIIKERLISAPVVANPNFKLPFTVQTDASDNAIAGILTQLHNGEEKVIAYHSEKLKGAELNYHAAEKEGLAALRCIEKFRGYIEGTKFTLVTDSAALTFIMRAKWRSSSRLSRWSIILQQYDLEIRHRKGKENIVPDALSRSIESLEIEPAEGWYNKLFVGVREEPEKYVYFKIVDGKLFKFVASKADTMDYQLQWKCCVPESLRTKILNEEHDGNLHIGYEKCVEKVKRLYYWPRMAADIKYYIAKCEPCKENKHSTKSTTPEMGKQRIATKPFQIICMDYIQSLPRSKHGNAHLLVVMDIFSKYCLLVPVKKISSISLCKILEEQWLRKLSTPQIIITDNATTFMSREFQNLMCKHEIQHWANARHRSQANPAERLNRTINSMIRTYVREDQKLWDSKISEIEFVLNNTIHSSTKFSPHCVLFGHEAVTKGSQHKMETNEDASEEERMNRRRAVSRKIYDFVREQLAKTHEETKRRYDLRHKRYSPSFDIGQRVYKRCFRQSSAGERFNAKFGPQYTPCVIVRKKGTSSYEVADLQGKSLGIFSAADLKA, from the exons ATGTATTCTGAAGTGGGCAATACATCGTTAGATGGTGCATCGCACGAAAAAGCTGGTTCCTCCAACGTTGAAGCGTTGCGTGAGGTGACCGCTCCGGCGCACGTAGAGGCCAGCGTATCGCCTAACGTAACAC TGCTAATTCAGATAGATTATTCCTTTTGTCACCGTTTAAACTTAATGATGGAGCAGCAACACTTGTTGACCAATTACCACGCGATGGTCACAGGTCATCTCACAGACGATGAGATTGATCACGAGTTGCAAGTCCGAGGTGCAGATATGATAAACGAATCCCGCAGTAAACAAGAACGAACGCTGCGTGGCTTCCTAAAAGCAGAAAGAGAAAACCCGAATGTGACTCATAGAAAGTGTTGGACATCGTTGACTGGAGAATGGAAATGTTGTGAGGAAAAATTATCGGAAATAAAATCTCATTTAGAAGACAGAACTCGTAAAAAGGTCCCTGACCAAGCTTTCAGAACAAGGATAATTCATATCTTCTTTCGTATGATGCGGTTGCAAACCCAtgcaaaagaagagaaagacTTGAACAGTATAGCAATCATTGCGGGAGAGTGTATGAAACTTTTGAACGAATTTTTCTCAATCACCTCTCCGTTGCAAGAAGTGAGAGAAGCAGAAATAGCAATGCTGAATGAAAGCTTGCGAAGACTTAGAAACGAGGAAAATGTAGAAATAGAAGAAGAGTTGGATAGAACAGGAAATGTAGAAACGGAAAGAATTGAACCAGAAATTGATACGGAACAGAATAATGTTGAACAAGAGGAAATATTAGTTGACGTTGAGCGAGAGGAAGAAAATAGTACGAGAGTGGCATTCCTAACGACAGAAAATAATCGCCTGAAGGATGCGGTTGAACAATTACTTCGTCGTATTGAGGCTCTAGAAAAGAATAAAAGTGCGTCGCAAAAAGCAGCGACAAATGATAAAGAAGAATCGGTTAACAGTACTCATGTGGAGGGGAAGGCGGATCAGATTGATAAAGAGTcgggaaaacaggaaagttttGTAGACTGGATTAAGAAAAGATGTAGTTCGTTAGAAAATGTGGGTGCAATAAGAAACGAGTCAATAGAAAGAGAAGAAAGGCGAGAGAAAGAAGGTAGATCCAATCACAATCGGTTCCCGGTTTATAAGTGGTCAGTTAGATACGATGGTTTAGACAATGGTAGGAGATTAAACGAGTTCCTTAAAGAGGTCGAGTTCAATGCAAGGTCAGAAGGCTTTTCCGACCGTGAACTGTTCTTATCtgctcatcatttgtttacaagaaaggctaggagttggtttaTGGAAGTGAATGGGAATAACGAGTTAGAATCTTGGGAAAATATAGTTCGGGAGTTAAAAAACGAGTTTTTACCTGTAGATATCGATTATCAATACGAAAGCCGAATAAACGCGCGCAAACAGGGTCCAAGGGAGAAATTCCAAGATTACTATCTTGACATGGTGCGAATTTTCCGGAGTATGTCCAAACCGTGGGATGAGGACCGTAAATTCGACATGTTGTTTAGGAACACCAGGGAAGATTGCAAAATAGCTATGCTAGGTGCCAATATTACGACGATACCTAAAATGAGAGAGTTTGGGAAAAGATTCGATGCGATTAATTGGCAACAATATCAACGAAGAGATAACAGATACGGGCAAAGAGCACAGGTTGAAGAGATAGTGGAAAGAGCTAGGGGTAGTCAAAGACAAAGCAATTATTCTAATGATCGATTCGGGGGTCAAAGGGGAAATTTCCAGGAGAGAAATTTTCTACAACGTCCCTATCAACAGAATTTTTCTGGTAACTACCCTAGCAAAAATAAGTTTCGTGATAACCAGAACGATTTTCAAAAAGCAGTGGGAgaagaaaaacttttgaaaCGACAGGGTTCAAAATCTGACTTTAATACCAAAGCAAATAGCCACACTCAAGAAGCTAGAGCAGGTCCTAGTGGAACTAATGCGCTTCAAAGGATAGTGAATGCCTATATTCCAATCAGAAAGGGCACTTGCTTTAACTGCCATGAAGAAGGGCATGCATGGCGAAATTGTCCGCAAGATCGGCACACGTTTTGTGACGAAT TCAAAAAACTTATAAAAGACTGCTTGAAGAGGCACAGCAGTCGCATCAGTAGCTCTGAAAGACCTCAAACGTTAGCGCAGGAAAATCCATCAAGTATTCTGGAGCAGTTAGGGTATTCAAGAGTTGCTGAGCAAACCAGTGAGCAGGAGGAGATTTCTTCTTTACTCGTTAAGCTTAGTGGCGATGCTAGACCGTTtactaaaataaatataatggGAATAGGTTTGATTGGTTTATTAGATAGTGGAGCAGCGCGTACGGTTCTAGGGATTGGAGCAAAAAGAATAATTAAGGCGTTAAACCTGAAGATAGAACCATCGCCAGTTCATTTGAAAACCGCGGCTGGGGAAGATTTAGAAGTAGTGGGTTGTGCGGAAACACCGATAACCTTTAACAACACTACAAAAATTTTACCAGTCCTGATTGCCCCAAAGTTAAACCGTAGATGTGTCTTAGGATACGACTTTTGGGAAAAATTCGGAATTAGACCCACAATTCTGAATGAAGCAATAGAGGTTCTGGACAATAAAGATCTTGAGAGTTTGGAAAGGGAAGATGAAGAGGTAGAAATTACTGAAGATCAAAGAAAAACGTTAGAAGAGGTAAAAAAGATGTTCCTTGTAGCAGAAGCAGGCAAATTGTCAAAGACTCATTTAATGGAGCACACAATTGAAATGAAGGAGGAATTTAAACAGTCGGAACCGATAAGAAAGAACCCTTATCCGTGGAGTCCTGACATTCAGAAGAAAATTCACTTAGCTTTAGACAATTTACTTCGAGACGGGATAGTGGAACCATCTTCTTCTGAATGGGCACTTCCGGTAATACCAGTAGCGAAGAGAGATAGTCAAGAAGTCAGACTTTGCTTAGATGCCAGAAAACTTAATGAACGGACGAAAAGGGATGCATATCCTTTACCGCATCAAAACCGAATATTAAATCATCTAGGCCCAGTAAAATATCTATCTACTATCGATCTTTCGCAAGCTTTTTTACAGGTTCCCCTGAATGAAAAATCGCGAAAATATACAGCATTTTCGGTACCAGGTAGGGGACTGTTCCAATTTACCCGCCTTCCTTTCGGGTTAGTAAACAGCCCCGCTACATTGAGTAAATTAATGGATCGTGTCTTAGGCTATGGTGCATTAGAGCCGGCGATATTTGTATATCTGGACGATATCGTTATTGCGAGTCGAACATTTGAAGAGCATATCGAAAAATTGAGGGATTTAGCATTACGTTTACGAGAAGCAAACTTGAGCATAAACATCTCAAAATCAAAATTCTGCTGCCACGAATTGCCGTACCTTGGGTATATTTTGTCACAAGATGGGTTAAGGCCTAACCCAGATCGCGTGCAAGCGATCATGGGATTCCAGGCGCCCAAATCAGTACGGCAACTTCGACGATTCCTCGGTATGGTGAACTATTATCGACGGTTCATCGCGAATTTTAGTCAAATTACCGGCCCTCTTACTGATCTATTGAAAAATAAGCCGAAGAGGGTACAGTGGAATGCAGCAGCCGACAGTGCGTTTAAAATAATAAAGGAGAGGCTTATTTCTGCTCCAGTAGTAGCCAATCCCAATTTCAAGCTTCCTTTCACGGTCCAAACGGATGCGAGCGATAATGCCATAGCAGGTATTCTCACACAACTACATAACGGCGAGGAAAAAGTTATTGCCTACCATTCAGAGAAGCTCAAAGGGGCAGAATTAAATTATCATGCCGCGGAAAAGGAAGGCCTGGCTGCCCTACGTTGCATAGAAAAATTTAGAGGGTACATAGAAGGAACCAAATTTACGCTGGTAACTGATTCTGCAGCTTTAACCTTCATCATGAGAGCGAAATGGCGTTCCTCTTCGAGATTGAGTCGTTGGAGCATAATATTGCAACAATATGACCTTGAAATTCGACATCGTAAAGGGAAGGAAAATATTGTCCCAGATGCACTTTCTAGGTCCATCGAAAGTCTGGAAATAGAACCAGCAGAAGGCTGGTATAACAAGCTTTTTGTCGGAGTTCGTGAAGAACCCGAAAAATATgtatattttaaaattgttgatggaAAACTATTTAAATTCGTTGCTTCCAAAGCGGACACGATGGACTACCAATTGCAATGGAAGTGTTGTGTCCCGGAATCATTAAGAACCAAAATTCTCAATGAAGAACATGATGGCAATCTTCATATTGGGTATGAAAAATGCGTGGAGAAAGTTAAAAGGTTATATTACTGGCCACGGATGGCTGCCGATATAAAATACTACATTGCTAAATGCGAACCCTGTAAGGAGAATAAACATTCTACCAAATCAACAACACCTGAGATGGGCAAACAGCGAATAGCAACCAAGCCCTTCCAAATAATTTGCATGGACTATATCCAGTCTCTTCCACGTAGCAAGCATGGCAACGCGCACTTGTTAGTCGTTATGGACATCTTTTCAAAGTACTGCCTGCTTGTTCCCGTGAAGAAGATCTCGTCTATAAGTCTGTGCAAAATACTGGAAGAGCAGTGGTTGCGAAAGCTGTCCACCCCGCAAATCATTATAACTGATAACGCGACGACGTTCATGTCACgagaatttcaaaatttaatgtgcaAACACGAAATTCAGCATTGGGCTAATGCTCGGCATAGGAGCCAAGCCAATCCGGCTGAGCGACTTAACCGCACGATAAATTCAATGATACGCACTTATGTTAGGGAAGACCAAAAGCTTTGGGACTCAAAAATCTCGGAGATAGAATTTGTGCTCAATAACACAATTCATTCCTCCACAAAATTTAGCCCTCATTGCGTACTATTTGGTCATGAGGCTGTGACGAAAGGTTCGCAGCATAAAATGGAAACGAATGAGGATGCGAGCGAAGAGGAGAGAATGAATCGTCGAAGAGCAGTCAGCAGAAAAATCTACGACTTTGTCCGGGAACAACTAGCAAAAACCCACGAAGAGACCAAGAGACGGTATGATTTACGGCATAAGCGTTACTCACCATCGTTCGACATAGGGCAGCGTGTGTACAAGCGTTGTTTTCGTCAATCATCGGCAGGAGAGCGTTTCAATGCCAAGTTTGGGCCACAATATACCCCTTGTGTGATCGTCCGTAAGAAGGGCACGAGTTCGTATGAAGTAGCGGACTTACAGGGAAAATCTTTAGGTATTTTCTCTGCCGCTGACTTAAAAGCATAA
- the LOC128739427 gene encoding uncharacterized protein LOC128739427 has translation MTVITVTQLNKVLTECGFSTICSDVSSEVVDQINEMTRDRNEAAMLVAQLIHESGGFRRREEWNKGDGHPYVPYYGRGYIQLTWDYNYRAASEYIFGDENKLINNPNLVSDTPYMCMRVSVWFWVERVRTKAAPFDHFYATTKAINGGLEPSPDHPKARIRYGYYLRAAKVMGVNPLPNA, from the coding sequence ATGACAGTGATTACTGTAACGCAGTTGAATAAAGTTCTGACCGAGTGCGGATTCAGTACAATCTGTAGTGATGTGTCATCCGAAGTCGTTGACCAGATCAACGAGATGACCCGCGATCGCAACGAGGCAGCGATGTTGGTCGCTCAGCTGATCCATGAGAGTGGAGGATTCCGGCGCCGGGAAGAATGGAACAAAGGAGACGGTCATCCGTACGTTCCTTACTATGGCCGAGGATATATCCAGCTGACATGGGACTACAATTATCGGGCAGCATCGGAATATATTTTCGGGGACGAAAATAAACTGATAAACAATCCGAACTTGGTATCGGATACCCCGTATATGTGCATGCGTGTCTCGGTGTGGTTCTGGGTGGAGCGAGTTCGCACGAAAGCTGCTCCATTTGATCATTTCTACGCCACGACCAAAGCTATCAACGGTGGACTGGAACCGAGCCCCGACCATCCAAAGGCGAGGATTCGGTATGGGTACTATCTGAGAGCCGCTAAAGTCATGGGTGTTAATCCACTACCCAATGCCTAA
- the LOC128739989 gene encoding uncharacterized protein LOC128739989: MRTVCAPKQIIILVLTMAVITVAKLNKILTECGFSEVKSDVSSVVVKQINEMTNNRKEAAMFVAQLIHESGGFQHREECNEGAGQPYVPYYGRGYIQLTWDYNYKAASKFFFEGDERVLLEKPNLLSASPEMSMRVSVWFWEKYVREKAGSFNDFHATTKVINGGLEPDPEHPKAKKRYEYYQKAAKVLETPDNDHNYLLYAAGLTAAAVCVGAVVCACPPVLGCLCLL, encoded by the coding sequence ATGAGAACAGTCTGTGCACCTAAGCAGATCATTATTCTTGTCTTAACCATGGCGGTGATTACAGTTGCTAAGCTAAACAAAATACTGACCGAGTGCGGATTCAGTGAAGTCAAAAGTGATGTGTCATCCGTAGTCGTTAAGCAGATCAACGAGATGACCAACAATCGCAAGGAGGCAGCGATGTTTGTCGCTCAACTGATCCATGAGAGTGGAGGATTCCAGCACCGGGAAGAATGCAACGAAGGAGCCGGTCAACCGTACGTTCCTTACTATGGCCGAGGATACATCCAGCTAACTTGGGACTACAATTACAAGGCAGCctcgaaattttttttcgaaggaGACGAAAGGGTACTGTTAGAAAAACCGAATTTGCTATCGGCTAGCCCGGAAATGAGCATGCGTGTGTCGGTATGGTTCTGGGAGAAGTATGTACGCGAGAAAGCTGGTTCGTTTAATGATTTCCATGCCACTACAAAAGTTATCAACGGTGGACTGGAACCGGATCCCGAGCATCCAAAGGCGAAGAAGCGGTACGAGTACTATCAGAAGGCTGCTAAGGTGTTGGAAACACCAGACAATGATCATAATTACCTGTTATACGCTGCAGGGCTTACAGCAGCCGCTGTGTGTGTAGGTGCGGTAGTATGTGCATGCCCACCAGTTCTAGGGTGCTTGTGTTTactataa